From Chryseobacterium joostei, the proteins below share one genomic window:
- a CDS encoding putative toxin — protein sequence MRKILFFVFLFLVCFSQAQEKQKKKNTKQKEWVNPVKLTKEERSRPYMTEVLKTRDSLSPQEAERRRKNIEAGNPFKKYGYYPKVATLSKGKYLEFHDQDSVVTIGSVRFNVKKGEVVDFLEVDLDDPDAQPIGDTHGRWISPDPLSEEFSSWSPYNMSFNNPLKFIDPDGRAPEEVNGCCWWLRLMPLFEESSIKPTVIETLTKTGEVGTKAAENSARQERFNFGRYVEKKELAEMGKDKNTQTYEFTDPKTGKTGRTIPDAMTDEGGTIEIKHVVKQSFTKQLRGQQQISKGNGQEAILHLNKSAEITKPLENSGIKIQRYVSPPKPKIDNMKVTPAPAPKLMPVPKPKDPCNGVPGCA from the coding sequence ATGAGAAAGATTTTATTTTTTGTTTTCCTTTTCCTCGTTTGTTTCTCGCAAGCGCAGGAAAAACAAAAGAAAAAGAACACAAAACAAAAGGAATGGGTAAATCCCGTTAAACTGACCAAGGAAGAGCGATCTCGCCCCTATATGACTGAGGTACTAAAAACTAGAGATAGTCTGAGCCCTCAGGAAGCTGAAAGAAGAAGAAAGAACATTGAAGCTGGAAATCCCTTTAAGAAATATGGCTACTACCCCAAGGTTGCGACGTTAAGCAAGGGAAAATACTTGGAATTTCACGATCAGGATAGCGTGGTTACTATTGGATCGGTGCGATTTAATGTAAAAAAGGGTGAAGTTGTCGATTTTTTAGAAGTGGATCTCGACGATCCAGATGCTCAACCGATCGGAGACACACATGGTCGCTGGATCAGTCCCGATCCCCTAAGTGAGGAATTTAGTAGTTGGAGTCCCTACAACATGTCTTTTAATAATCCACTAAAGTTTATAGATCCTGATGGTAGAGCTCCAGAAGAGGTTAATGGATGTTGCTGGTGGCTTCGGCTAATGCCTTTATTTGAGGAGTCCTCAATTAAACCAACTGTTATTGAAACGCTTACAAAAACAGGAGAAGTAGGAACTAAAGCAGCAGAAAATTCAGCTCGACAGGAACGTTTTAATTTTGGCCGATATGTTGAGAAAAAGGAGCTTGCTGAAATGGGAAAGGATAAAAATACGCAAACTTATGAATTTACAGATCCAAAAACAGGGAAAACAGGGCGTACGATTCCAGATGCAATGACAGATGAAGGTGGAACAATTGAAATAAAGCATGTAGTTAAACAGTCTTTCACGAAACAACTCAGGGGTCAGCAACAAATTTCTAAAGGCAACGGTCAGGAGGCAATATTACATTTAAATAAGTCAGCAGAAATTACTAAGCCTTTAGAAAATTCAGGTATTAAAATACAAAGATATGTTTCACCTCCAAAACCAAAAATAGATAATATGAAAGTTACTCCTGCTCCAGCGCCGAAGCTTATGCCTGTACCAAAACCTAAAGATCCTTGTAACGGTGTTCCTGGTTGTGCGTAG
- a CDS encoding transglutaminase family protein: MKQIILLYYFIVGCYCYGQRLPKLPETPQQANLNSVPVIRNETSNLSSRTNNYPNFVNPQKKVNYQSDQEHLNKEVERQIAEIRAEAFSRNFKLSPLSDKKGTSAYYNAFENLSKLDSESYSIADAVFIVENAYNNNDKNFQSTYQGQIQKATNIIRKEIKNSEIEDSDNVSKNLSIFKYFAEDSKLNGKVVHKAMKYDFDDYMGAKDYSKMFVSKLMKTNTGQCHSMPLLYLILAEQIGAEAYLVMSPNHSYIRFKDADGEMLSVELTNGMFSANSFVLNSGYIKAEALKNKLYMQNLTKREILSQTYVDLASGYIHKYGYDEFVSKVLDKALILNPNNINAILWKSNTDQVRFMQACSRFGIDPQIKEQLQNIRNYPPLENQFRQINIAFDYIDQSGFTQMPLDQYEKWLGSLKSTENQQKSNEIAERIKILNAQKQKEANKKPKPITPKKESPKIYKIPKEFL, translated from the coding sequence ATGAAACAAATTATTTTACTTTACTACTTTATAGTTGGATGTTATTGTTATGGACAACGATTACCAAAACTTCCTGAGACTCCTCAGCAAGCTAATTTAAATAGTGTTCCGGTGATTCGGAATGAGACATCCAATTTGTCTTCTAGAACGAATAATTACCCAAATTTTGTAAATCCACAGAAGAAAGTTAATTACCAGTCCGATCAAGAGCATCTAAATAAAGAAGTTGAACGTCAGATCGCAGAGATTCGTGCGGAAGCATTTTCAAGAAATTTTAAGTTATCTCCATTGTCAGACAAGAAAGGAACTAGCGCTTATTATAATGCTTTTGAAAATCTTTCAAAACTTGATTCTGAAAGTTATTCAATTGCTGATGCCGTTTTCATAGTCGAAAATGCATACAATAACAATGATAAAAATTTTCAGTCAACTTATCAGGGGCAAATCCAAAAAGCCACAAATATCATTCGTAAAGAAATAAAAAATAGTGAAATTGAAGATTCTGATAATGTTTCTAAAAACTTATCCATTTTCAAATACTTCGCGGAAGACAGTAAACTTAACGGAAAAGTAGTGCACAAAGCAATGAAGTATGATTTTGATGATTATATGGGCGCAAAGGATTACTCCAAAATGTTTGTTTCCAAGTTGATGAAAACCAATACAGGACAGTGTCATTCGATGCCCTTGTTATACCTTATTTTAGCTGAACAAATTGGTGCGGAAGCTTACTTGGTTATGTCACCCAATCACTCTTATATCCGGTTTAAAGATGCTGATGGCGAAATGTTAAGTGTTGAGCTTACCAATGGGATGTTTTCTGCAAATTCATTTGTTCTTAATTCGGGGTATATTAAAGCAGAAGCACTAAAGAACAAACTATATATGCAGAATCTAACTAAGCGTGAGATCTTATCACAGACTTATGTGGATCTTGCCAGCGGATATATCCACAAATATGGTTATGATGAATTTGTCTCCAAAGTTCTCGATAAAGCATTAATACTCAATCCGAATAATATAAATGCAATCTTATGGAAGAGTAACACGGATCAAGTACGCTTTATGCAGGCTTGTAGTAGGTTTGGGATTGATCCTCAAATTAAAGAGCAGCTTCAAAATATCCGTAATTATCCACCACTGGAAAATCAATTTCGCCAAATAAATATAGCCTTTGATTATATTGATCAATCAGGCTTTACCCAGATGCCGCTTGATCAGTACGAAAAATGGCTTGGATCATTAAAGAGTACAGAAAACCAGCAAAAAAGTAATGAAATCGCTGAAAGGATTAAGATCCTAAATGCACAAAAGCAAAAAGAAGCCAATAAAAAGCCAAAACCAATCACACCGAAAAAAGAATCCCCAAAGATCTACAAGATTCCAAAGGAATTTTTATAA
- a CDS encoding RNA polymerase sigma factor: MTFFSNHIIAVEDMYKSIYNTYRERVFHYIKGKVKNRNDIRDIAQNVFFHLWEYKESLGGTNTENIIFKTCNQEISKFFKTQRKHVFENDHAIPETPDDAVDQLDSKLKKEQQLQAVQDSIELLPASSKKMFTMNKLEGVSQQKIATQLNLPKKTVQKQISKALIFLKDFHKNP, encoded by the coding sequence ATGACTTTCTTCTCTAACCATATAATTGCTGTAGAGGATATGTATAAATCCATATATAATACATATCGGGAACGTGTGTTTCATTACATCAAAGGAAAAGTTAAGAACAGAAATGATATTCGTGATATCGCACAAAATGTGTTTTTCCACCTATGGGAATATAAGGAGTCGCTGGGAGGTACGAATACTGAAAATATAATTTTTAAGACCTGTAATCAGGAAATTTCAAAATTTTTCAAAACACAGCGAAAACATGTATTTGAAAATGATCATGCTATTCCTGAAACACCCGACGATGCTGTCGATCAGCTGGATTCCAAACTCAAAAAAGAACAACAACTGCAAGCGGTGCAGGATAGCATTGAATTGCTTCCGGCTTCAAGTAAGAAAATGTTTACAATGAACAAACTAGAGGGTGTCAGTCAGCAAAAAATTGCCACTCAGCTTAATTTGCCAAAAAAAACTGTGCAAAAACAAATTTCTAAAGCACTGATTTTTCTTAAAGATTTTCACAAAAACCCTTAA
- a CDS encoding FecR family protein, with translation MNNNEPYVEPLTPQEAEEDWLAIIARIRAHEAKKKKRKITRFVSAIAASILLLIGTIMTYRMYVLPDIYFAKDNDLTITLKDNSHIILSKGAKLTVYKTFPSDTRDVFLEGNAVFKVSKSKEHPFIVHAGSYEAKVLGTVFKVVQTGATFKVDLYEGKVQVSNSTKSKESYIIRPKETFSNMGSNQVATVAPTVHDDFKKKKISATLAFTDFYLQDALKIIERTYGIKIIFPEDRASSKISILSKDATVDQLMENISIQLNLNIKKANVNTFELEE, from the coding sequence ATGAACAATAATGAACCTTACGTAGAACCACTCACCCCACAGGAGGCAGAAGAGGATTGGCTCGCTATTATCGCTCGGATAAGAGCGCACGAAGCCAAAAAGAAAAAAAGAAAAATCACGCGCTTTGTATCTGCAATCGCAGCATCAATTCTGCTGCTAATCGGCACTATTATGACTTACAGAATGTATGTGTTACCTGACATTTACTTCGCTAAGGATAATGATCTGACAATAACTTTAAAAGATAATTCTCATATCATCCTTTCCAAAGGTGCAAAATTAACAGTATACAAAACCTTTCCTTCTGATACAAGGGATGTTTTTCTTGAGGGTAATGCAGTCTTTAAGGTCAGCAAATCAAAAGAGCATCCATTTATTGTACATGCTGGTTCCTACGAAGCTAAAGTTTTAGGAACTGTATTTAAAGTGGTGCAAACAGGGGCTACTTTTAAAGTAGATCTGTATGAGGGCAAAGTTCAGGTGAGCAACTCTACAAAATCCAAAGAATCTTATATCATACGGCCCAAAGAAACATTTTCAAATATGGGCTCCAATCAAGTTGCTACTGTAGCACCAACAGTCCATGACGATTTCAAAAAGAAAAAGATAAGCGCTACGCTAGCTTTTACCGACTTCTATTTACAGGATGCCTTAAAGATCATAGAAAGGACTTATGGGATTAAAATCATATTTCCCGAAGACCGGGCCTCTTCAAAAATATCTATTTTGAGTAAGGATGCCACGGTAGATCAGCTAATGGAAAATATTTCTATACAATTAAACCTAAATATAAAAAAAGCCAATGTTAATACTTTTGAACTGGAGGAGTAA
- a CDS encoding SusC/RagA family TonB-linked outer membrane protein, which produces MKILCSAAVFLLFGWHGLHAQQNLSQMRVSFEIGKTPATKAVEKFLTKNNIPYNYSNDDLKNYTVQPLKCKNEPVIDCLNKLLRDIPVEALINNNSVIIRPKKNKITSDNIELSEPSIAKADTLREASKTQTIEEVILNAGYYKVRDKERTGSISKVTAKEIENQPVTNVLSTVQGRMTGVNIIQNSGVPGAGFEIQIRGQNSLRTGTFTEQNGNVPLYVVDGVPFSEISPQKSQISSTIIPGGNINPLNTINPNDIESIEVLKDADATAIYGSRGANGVILITTKKGKSGKVSLNFSTNYGISEAISNLTLLNKDEYLNMRRTAYKNDGITAYPSNAYDVNGVWDQQNGINWQKILIGKKATTNNTQLSANGGSKTTSFLVSLGHNEQTTVYGQDFKYTSNNFSSNLSHRSEDNRFQINVSNLFTQQKNNVIYSDLTTRAFTLSPISPQLYTPDGSLNWANNTFTNPLAAYNASYNNDTKLFQTNLNSEYKLFKDFKVKVNAGLNYTMVDELALQPNTIYNPNIGSGLSSANSQARQKKQNIFSFIIEPQVNWAKSWGKHNLQILFGGTFQSMVRDTEEELGFGFESNQFISNIAAAKTIMMLENSNIEYKYAAIYGRLNYQFKNKYILNLTGRRDGSSRFGPNNRFANFGAIGAAWNFSKENLLKNLEWLSTGKLRASYGSAGSDNIGDFQFLNNYIVSSTLIYNNITGLSPSRLYNPDYSWEITKKIEAAVELGFFKNRLNLSTAMYRNRSSSQLVGYQLSAVTGFSSVMANLNATIENKGLEIEITGRPIAKKDLQWESSFNISFPSNELLSFPGLAGSSYANQYVIGQPTNIVKLYQFEGIDSSTGQYRFKDFNGDGKITSPEDRQVVADIGIKYFGGWSNNFRYKNWDLSILFQFVKKKGWNYNSIMSLPGTMSNQPTQVLDVWSPQNPTGYYMPYSTLNTNIHNLFRTSTAAVSDASFIRLKNIQLAYTLPLTEGTFKNVKIYFQGQNLLTWTKFFGVDPEALTSGFLPPLRTYSFGIQFNL; this is translated from the coding sequence ATGAAAATTTTATGCAGTGCCGCTGTATTTCTATTATTCGGCTGGCACGGGCTACATGCCCAACAGAATCTCTCCCAAATGAGGGTAAGTTTTGAAATCGGTAAAACTCCTGCAACAAAAGCAGTTGAAAAATTTCTAACCAAAAATAACATACCGTATAACTACTCTAATGATGACCTAAAAAATTATACGGTTCAACCGCTAAAGTGTAAGAACGAACCTGTAATTGATTGTTTAAACAAGCTACTAAGAGATATACCGGTTGAAGCTTTAATAAATAATAATAGTGTTATTATTCGACCAAAAAAGAACAAGATAACATCTGATAATATTGAATTGTCTGAACCCTCTATCGCAAAAGCAGATACCTTACGCGAAGCATCTAAAACTCAAACCATTGAAGAAGTTATCCTAAATGCTGGTTACTATAAAGTGAGAGACAAGGAACGCACTGGTAGTATTTCTAAGGTAACAGCAAAAGAAATAGAAAACCAGCCTGTTACCAATGTGTTATCAACTGTTCAGGGACGTATGACAGGGGTCAACATTATTCAGAATAGTGGTGTACCTGGCGCAGGATTTGAGATTCAGATCAGAGGACAAAACAGCTTAAGAACAGGAACTTTTACAGAACAAAACGGTAACGTCCCTCTCTATGTTGTGGATGGCGTTCCCTTTAGTGAAATAAGTCCCCAGAAATCTCAGATCTCATCGACAATCATACCCGGAGGGAATATCAACCCATTAAATACAATCAATCCTAATGATATCGAAAGCATCGAAGTACTAAAGGACGCCGATGCCACAGCAATCTATGGTTCAAGAGGAGCGAATGGTGTTATACTGATCACTACAAAAAAAGGTAAATCTGGCAAAGTAAGCCTGAATTTTTCTACCAATTATGGAATAAGCGAAGCTATATCCAATCTTACCCTGCTCAATAAAGATGAATATCTAAACATGCGCCGTACAGCCTATAAAAATGATGGTATTACTGCCTACCCATCAAATGCCTATGATGTAAATGGTGTGTGGGATCAGCAGAATGGAATTAATTGGCAAAAAATTTTGATAGGTAAAAAGGCTACGACCAATAATACCCAGCTATCAGCAAATGGAGGAAGCAAAACCACAAGCTTTCTGGTGAGTTTAGGTCATAACGAACAGACAACGGTATATGGACAGGATTTTAAATACACTTCTAATAATTTTAGCTCAAATCTATCACATCGCTCAGAAGATAACCGATTTCAGATCAATGTTTCAAATTTGTTCACACAACAAAAAAATAATGTTATTTATAGTGATCTGACAACAAGAGCGTTTACACTATCTCCTATATCACCTCAGCTCTACACCCCTGATGGTAGTCTGAACTGGGCTAACAATACATTTACAAATCCGCTAGCAGCCTATAATGCATCCTATAACAATGACACAAAGCTGTTCCAAACAAATTTAAACTCAGAATACAAGCTTTTTAAAGACTTTAAAGTTAAGGTTAACGCAGGACTAAATTATACGATGGTCGATGAGTTGGCCCTACAGCCAAATACCATCTATAATCCTAACATTGGAAGTGGCCTTTCGAGTGCAAATTCACAGGCACGCCAGAAAAAACAGAACATTTTCTCCTTTATTATAGAACCACAGGTAAACTGGGCAAAAAGCTGGGGCAAACATAATCTACAGATTCTTTTCGGAGGAACTTTTCAGAGTATGGTCAGAGATACCGAAGAAGAGCTGGGTTTTGGTTTTGAAAGCAATCAGTTCATCAGTAATATAGCCGCTGCAAAAACTATAATGATGTTGGAAAACTCCAACATTGAGTACAAGTACGCCGCAATCTATGGTAGGCTTAACTATCAATTTAAAAATAAATACATACTGAATTTAACAGGCAGACGCGACGGTAGCAGTCGTTTTGGCCCCAATAATAGATTTGCAAATTTTGGTGCCATAGGGGCAGCCTGGAATTTTTCGAAAGAAAACCTTTTAAAAAATCTGGAATGGTTAAGCACAGGTAAGTTACGTGCTAGTTACGGATCTGCTGGAAGTGACAATATCGGTGATTTTCAGTTTCTTAACAATTATATTGTTTCATCAACATTGATCTACAACAATATTACTGGCCTATCTCCTTCCCGTCTTTACAATCCGGATTACAGCTGGGAAATAACGAAAAAAATAGAAGCCGCAGTTGAACTGGGCTTTTTTAAAAATAGATTAAACCTCAGTACAGCCATGTATCGCAACCGCTCTTCAAGTCAGTTGGTTGGATATCAGCTTTCCGCAGTGACAGGATTTTCCAGTGTTATGGCAAATCTGAACGCGACTATAGAAAATAAAGGACTGGAAATAGAAATTACAGGTCGCCCGATCGCAAAGAAAGACCTGCAATGGGAATCAAGTTTTAACATAAGCTTCCCCAGTAACGAGCTGCTATCATTTCCCGGACTGGCAGGCTCATCCTATGCAAATCAATATGTTATTGGCCAGCCCACAAATATTGTAAAATTATATCAGTTCGAGGGAATCGACTCATCAACCGGTCAATATAGATTCAAGGATTTTAATGGTGATGGTAAAATTACTAGCCCGGAGGACCGACAGGTTGTAGCCGATATTGGCATCAAATATTTCGGTGGATGGAGCAACAATTTCCGATACAAAAACTGGGATTTATCCATTCTCTTTCAATTTGTTAAAAAGAAAGGTTGGAATTACAACTCCATCATGTCACTTCCGGGAACAATGAGCAATCAGCCTACACAAGTACTTGACGTTTGGTCACCACAGAACCCTACAGGTTACTACATGCCATACAGTACCTTAAACACGAATATACATAACCTATTCCGTACTAGTACTGCCGCAGTTTCTGATGCTTCCTTCATACGTTTAAAAAACATTCAGCTTGCGTACACGCTACCACTAACTGAGGGTACATTCAAAAATGTAAAAATTTACTTTCAGGGCCAGAACCTCTTGACCTGGACAAAATTTTTTGGCGTAGACCCTGAAGCATTGACATCTGGTTTTTTACCACCACTCCGAACATACTCTTTCGGAATTCAATTTAACCTTTAA
- a CDS encoding RagB/SusD family nutrient uptake outer membrane protein translates to MKKINFVILMILILTAASCDRLLDVNTPDNQIDQSKVFEDIQTANAALAAHYADLMKSSPIAGGDLETYLSSYTDELRNYTTTASDSRDLFLNLHTDTNSIMLNAWATAYRHIYTANAIIEGISGSQGISASDKNWFRGQALLTRSIMFFYLNQLYGDIPYPESTDYKVNNVIEKTSSITVLTNLESDLLEVSSLLQNEYKDPERIYPNRFVAKLLLAKVYMAGQNWDKAEILLKEIIQSPMYQIESDITKVFTKSGKEVIWQLKPNNNASLQQATIFYFTNSLPNIYAISESLINTFQDNDLRKQNWIGRVDFNGVSYYRVEKYKNRNNTNTNEYSIVFRLEEAYLLLAETLAQENKVDEALPYVNAIKLRAQLAPLTMPISKELLLQEILLEDKREFFVEMGHRFLDLKRTGKLNTLQATKQNWKDFHQLWPIPQKEILLNANLKPQNPGY, encoded by the coding sequence ATGAAAAAGATAAATTTTGTCATACTGATGATATTAATTTTAACAGCCGCATCATGCGATAGATTATTAGATGTAAATACACCTGACAACCAGATCGACCAAAGTAAAGTTTTCGAGGATATTCAGACAGCAAATGCTGCTCTTGCTGCACACTATGCCGATCTGATGAAAAGTTCCCCAATTGCGGGCGGTGATCTTGAGACTTATTTGAGCTCATATACAGATGAACTCCGAAATTATACGACAACCGCATCTGATAGCAGAGATCTGTTTTTAAATCTGCACACAGATACAAACAGTATCATGCTGAACGCGTGGGCAACCGCTTACAGGCACATCTACACTGCGAATGCTATTATAGAGGGAATTTCAGGTTCACAAGGAATTTCAGCCAGTGACAAAAACTGGTTCCGCGGACAGGCTCTACTGACAAGAAGTATTATGTTCTTCTATTTAAACCAACTTTATGGAGATATTCCCTATCCTGAATCAACAGATTACAAAGTCAATAATGTCATTGAAAAAACATCATCAATCACCGTACTGACAAATTTGGAAAGTGATCTTCTGGAAGTCTCTTCGCTACTTCAAAATGAATATAAAGATCCCGAGAGGATTTACCCGAACAGATTTGTAGCGAAACTACTACTGGCTAAAGTATATATGGCGGGGCAGAACTGGGATAAAGCTGAAATTTTATTGAAAGAAATTATACAGAGCCCCATGTATCAGATCGAATCTGACATTACAAAGGTTTTTACAAAATCTGGAAAAGAAGTAATATGGCAACTAAAACCTAACAACAATGCTTCTTTACAGCAGGCCACAATATTTTATTTCACCAATTCATTACCAAATATTTACGCAATTTCGGAATCGTTGATCAACACATTTCAGGATAATGATCTCCGTAAACAGAACTGGATAGGACGTGTAGATTTCAACGGCGTTTCCTACTACAGAGTGGAGAAATATAAAAACCGTAATAACACCAATACCAACGAATATTCGATTGTGTTTAGGCTTGAAGAAGCCTATCTCTTACTGGCAGAAACACTTGCTCAGGAGAATAAGGTTGATGAGGCACTGCCCTACGTCAATGCAATAAAACTGCGCGCGCAACTTGCTCCTCTTACAATGCCAATCTCTAAGGAACTACTTCTGCAGGAGATCCTACTTGAAGATAAGAGAGAATTTTTTGTGGAAATGGGACATCGTTTTCTGGATTTAAAAAGAACAGGAAAATTGAACACGCTACAAGCGACAAAACAAAACTGGAAAGATTTCCATCAATTATGGCCAATACCTCAAAAAGAAATTCTTTTAAATGCTAACCTGAAACCTCAAAACCCTGGATATTAA
- a CDS encoding S9 family peptidase, translating into MLTIIKILLLFTGCICVSGQSYPDTITAWKTKFAKLGGAPKLSPAGKWISINKFSRNATDTTYVAESLSGKNLHKIVGSATFLNDQLVIGKNRDNVEVINLQNGSKSLHENISNVYALTALNRYALLTRAKTIEIYDQSGKLEQLNNIEGFGINKQNRLYVVRKVENSHEIWDLSSKHIRCAYSTPHNIRKTDISISGDKLFITEGIKGEPDDQLVIVGTTGTDIKIPIPKLAEISFTEIQKGKAFLLEAKVKFDEIHKEDVEIWYGNDTYLGQDKLYFKAKSQKFWFYNPTKSIIKELTSTKGFEVKALNNERFFLTYIPRKDFNYLTSNLSPEDLNDAHIYDSFSDTFIPIGNFKAVRRLNRRKVHKTIFEQVISSPDGTRFIASTDGLKWTLFHVSGKTKRVIDKEGLELPVFSQDGENIFFESSDDLWIYNLKKEQLSPMNIAHGQITRIKDNVYKNDNRAPSLSVQEPLLVEGYSLLNNTTSYYLIENRKSKTVIPSTDNRINHIVFDQKFRNFYTVEENFNKPPFLRHYSGAKTAKIIMECDGGDKNANRIKQEIITFDAIGKKLNGILYYPTNFDPKRIYPMVVHIYQRQRQESNEYLSPNNEFPVGFQIRTLIERGYFVFLPDILYNDSGTGLSALECVERGLDRVLKNPNINATKIGLGGHSHGGYETNFIATHSNRFATYVSGAGNSDIIRSYYSYNYNFISPFYWQFENEQYELGKSVAEDKSLYLKNSPILNVEKVNAPILLWAGKKDENIQWDQVMEFFIGLKRYKKNVIALFYPNQSHAFINGTSAEQDLSTRIIQWWDYYLKNEKNIDWINQLKKDAD; encoded by the coding sequence ATGTTGACTATAATAAAAATATTACTGCTGTTTACAGGTTGTATTTGCGTTTCGGGACAAAGCTATCCGGACACTATAACAGCCTGGAAAACGAAGTTCGCCAAATTGGGAGGAGCACCAAAACTTTCTCCCGCAGGTAAATGGATATCTATCAATAAATTTTCCAGGAACGCCACAGACACTACCTACGTTGCTGAAAGTCTGTCTGGAAAAAACCTCCACAAAATAGTGGGCAGTGCCACCTTTTTAAATGACCAGCTCGTCATAGGAAAAAATAGGGATAACGTTGAAGTTATCAATCTTCAAAATGGAAGTAAATCTTTGCACGAAAATATCAGCAATGTTTATGCATTAACTGCTCTAAATCGATATGCTCTGCTAACAAGGGCAAAGACAATCGAAATATATGATCAGAGCGGTAAATTAGAACAGTTAAACAATATCGAGGGATTTGGTATCAATAAACAAAATAGATTGTATGTGGTACGCAAAGTTGAAAACAGCCATGAAATCTGGGATCTCTCCTCTAAACATATCCGTTGCGCTTATAGTACACCTCATAATATAAGAAAAACCGATATTAGTATTTCTGGTGACAAACTATTTATTACCGAAGGGATTAAAGGTGAGCCAGATGACCAGCTTGTAATCGTTGGAACAACTGGAACTGACATTAAAATTCCAATACCCAAACTGGCAGAAATAAGTTTTACAGAAATCCAGAAAGGTAAGGCATTCCTACTGGAGGCGAAGGTTAAATTTGACGAGATTCACAAGGAGGATGTAGAAATTTGGTATGGTAATGATACGTATCTGGGACAGGATAAACTGTATTTTAAAGCCAAATCACAAAAATTCTGGTTTTATAATCCGACTAAATCCATCATTAAAGAGTTAACATCGACCAAAGGATTCGAAGTTAAAGCGCTAAATAATGAAAGATTTTTCTTAACCTATATTCCCCGTAAAGACTTCAATTACCTGACATCTAATCTCAGTCCAGAAGACCTCAATGATGCGCATATATATGATAGCTTTTCGGATACCTTCATCCCCATCGGCAATTTTAAGGCGGTCAGAAGGTTAAACCGCAGAAAGGTACATAAAACAATTTTTGAACAAGTTATATCTTCGCCCGATGGCACCAGATTTATTGCGAGCACAGATGGACTTAAATGGACTTTATTTCATGTTTCAGGAAAAACTAAACGTGTAATAGACAAGGAAGGATTAGAACTTCCTGTCTTTTCGCAAGACGGTGAAAATATCTTTTTTGAAAGTTCGGATGACCTCTGGATTTATAACCTCAAGAAAGAACAGCTTAGTCCAATGAATATTGCACATGGTCAAATAACTAGGATTAAAGACAACGTTTATAAAAATGATAACCGCGCTCCATCTCTGTCTGTGCAAGAACCACTGTTGGTTGAAGGTTATAGTTTGCTGAACAATACAACCTCCTACTACCTTATCGAAAATAGAAAATCAAAAACAGTTATTCCGTCTACTGATAATCGGATCAACCACATCGTATTTGATCAAAAGTTTAGGAACTTCTATACTGTAGAGGAAAATTTCAATAAACCACCGTTTTTACGGCACTATAGTGGAGCAAAGACAGCAAAGATAATCATGGAATGCGATGGAGGCGATAAAAATGCTAACAGGATCAAACAGGAAATCATCACTTTTGATGCCATCGGAAAAAAACTAAATGGTATTTTATACTATCCTACTAATTTTGATCCAAAACGGATATATCCAATGGTTGTTCACATCTACCAAAGACAAAGACAGGAGTCAAATGAATATCTTTCACCCAATAATGAGTTTCCAGTAGGATTCCAGATAAGGACTTTAATTGAAAGAGGCTACTTTGTCTTCCTACCAGATATTTTATACAATGACTCAGGTACCGGGTTATCGGCGCTAGAATGTGTAGAACGAGGTTTAGACCGCGTGCTGAAGAACCCCAATATTAACGCGACAAAAATTGGGCTCGGGGGCCATTCACATGGTGGATATGAGACAAATTTTATCGCCACCCATTCAAACCGATTTGCCACTTACGTTTCCGGAGCTGGTAACAGTGATATTATTCGCTCCTACTATTCCTATAATTACAACTTTATCAGTCCCTTTTATTGGCAGTTTGAAAATGAACAATATGAACTGGGTAAATCCGTTGCAGAAGACAAGTCTTTATATCTGAAAAACAGTCCGATTTTAAATGTAGAAAAAGTGAATGCCCCAATACTCCTATGGGCGGGCAAAAAAGATGAAAATATTCAATGGGATCAGGTAATGGAATTTTTTATTGGCTTAAAACGCTATAAAAAAAATGTTATAGCTTTATTTTATCCAAACCAAAGCCATGCTTTTATCAACGGTACATCAGCTGAACAAGATCTTAGTACACGGATAATACAATGGTGGGATTACTATCTGAAAAATGAAAAAAATATAGACTGGATCAATCAATTGAAAAAGGATGCCGATTAG